The proteins below come from a single Crossiella sp. CA-258035 genomic window:
- a CDS encoding hotdog domain-containing protein — protein MSDSLVEGFSVTHSRYVPYAHAHYGGNLVDGAYSLGLFGDVATELCIRTDGDEGLFAGYGNVEFLAPVHAGDVVEVTATLTRIGNRSRTVAFEARVTCRANPDRGPSSADVLAEPLVVTRATGTVVVPIPTT, from the coding sequence GTGAGCGACTCCCTGGTCGAAGGCTTCTCGGTGACCCACTCCCGCTACGTGCCCTACGCGCACGCGCACTACGGCGGCAACCTGGTCGACGGCGCCTACAGCCTGGGCCTCTTCGGCGACGTGGCCACTGAGCTGTGCATCCGCACCGACGGCGACGAGGGCCTGTTCGCCGGGTACGGCAACGTGGAGTTCCTGGCCCCGGTGCACGCCGGCGACGTGGTGGAGGTGACCGCGACGCTGACCCGCATCGGCAACCGCTCCCGCACGGTGGCCTTCGAGGCCAGGGTGACCTGCCGGGCCAACCCGGACCGGGGGCCGTCCTCAGCCGACGTGCTCGCCGAGCCGCTGGTGGTCACCAGGGCCACCGGCACCGTGGTGGTGCCGATCCCCACCACCTGA
- a CDS encoding OAM dimerization domain-containing protein has product MSEKRHVRPYGDTTGDGMVQMSFTLPVPHGPRAEGAAQQLANKMGMDPAMVVHSHAIGADFTFVVVYGSVQHIVDLDAVQVVEREYPLLSPADVNAAVKKRLRRKLTVVGACIGTDAHTVGIDAILNIKGFAGEKGLEYYRELRVINLGAQVTVPDLVKRARAEKADAVLVSQVVTQRDAHILNTQEMSAAFREAMGERRPLLVAGGPRFDPLMADELGVDRVFGRGTTPGEVASFLVHAMADRKVTAA; this is encoded by the coding sequence ATGAGCGAGAAGCGGCACGTGCGCCCCTACGGCGACACCACCGGCGACGGCATGGTGCAGATGTCGTTCACCCTGCCTGTGCCGCACGGCCCGCGCGCCGAGGGCGCCGCGCAGCAGCTGGCGAACAAGATGGGCATGGACCCGGCGATGGTGGTGCACTCCCACGCCATCGGCGCCGACTTCACCTTCGTGGTGGTCTACGGCTCGGTGCAGCACATCGTGGACCTGGACGCGGTGCAGGTGGTGGAGCGCGAGTACCCGCTGCTGAGTCCGGCCGATGTGAACGCGGCGGTGAAGAAACGCTTGCGCCGCAAGCTGACGGTGGTCGGCGCCTGCATCGGCACCGACGCGCACACCGTGGGCATCGACGCCATCCTCAACATCAAGGGCTTCGCCGGCGAGAAGGGCCTGGAGTACTACCGGGAGCTGCGGGTGATCAACCTGGGCGCCCAGGTCACCGTGCCGGACCTGGTCAAGCGGGCCCGCGCGGAGAAGGCGGACGCGGTGCTGGTCTCCCAGGTGGTCACCCAGCGGGACGCGCACATCCTCAACACCCAGGAGATGTCCGCGGCCTTCCGCGAGGCCATGGGCGAACGCCGCCCGCTGCTGGTCGCCGGCGGCCCCCGCTTCGACCCGCTGATGGCCGACGAGCTCGGCGTCGACCGCGTCTTCGGCCGCGGCACCACCCCCGGCGAGGTGGCCAGCTTCCTGGTCCACGCCATGGCCGATCGAAAGGTGACAGCAGCGTGA
- a CDS encoding lysine 5,6-aminomutase subunit alpha: MSRESMLDLDAEVVARARRLAAEAAKPVVRLAKAHTTVAVERATLRLAGITGADTTHRAGDVPWVNRVVDTIREQCGLAHGAVLPAFHALKQHGFADLTELAEATAAGQVEFTVPEGKAAERAAKTARVAVAKGMRRIDRNRAQRAKLVDKIGDPAQRPWIYLIVATGDIDEDVVQACNAARAGADVIAVIRSTGQSLLDYVPEGATHHGFAGTYATQENFRIMRAALDEVSKEVGRYVRLTNYASGLCMPEIAVLGGLERLDMMLNDCMYGILFRDINPIRTFVDQRFSRQVHARAGIIINTGEDNYLTTADAVEAAHTVTVSQLLNEHFAHEAGLPDELLGLGHAFEINPELPDSFRMELAHALLARELFPDAPLKWMPPTKHMTGDVFRGHLLDGFFNLAGVLTGQSILLVGMMTEAVVTPWLSDRDLALANVRYVLGAAGKLAEDFRPAPDGFIVKRAHQVLGEAVDLLARIVDDGLLTAIAQGTFGLMKRPPDGGKGADGVIEKAEGYVNPASDLLDEDLLAGSSVGTEGSDR, encoded by the coding sequence GTGAGCCGGGAGAGCATGCTCGACCTCGACGCGGAGGTCGTCGCACGGGCGCGGCGGCTGGCCGCCGAGGCCGCGAAACCGGTGGTGCGCCTGGCCAAGGCGCACACCACGGTCGCGGTGGAACGGGCCACCCTGCGCCTGGCCGGCATCACCGGCGCGGACACCACGCACCGCGCGGGCGACGTGCCCTGGGTGAACCGGGTGGTGGACACCATCCGCGAGCAGTGCGGCCTGGCCCACGGCGCGGTGCTGCCCGCCTTCCACGCGCTCAAGCAGCACGGGTTCGCCGACCTGACCGAGCTGGCCGAGGCCACCGCGGCCGGTCAGGTCGAGTTCACCGTGCCCGAGGGCAAGGCCGCCGAGCGGGCGGCGAAGACCGCGCGGGTGGCCGTGGCCAAGGGCATGCGGCGGATCGACCGCAACCGCGCCCAGCGCGCCAAGCTGGTGGACAAGATCGGCGATCCCGCGCAGCGGCCGTGGATCTACCTGATCGTGGCCACCGGCGACATCGACGAGGACGTGGTGCAGGCCTGCAACGCCGCCCGCGCCGGGGCCGACGTGATCGCGGTGATCCGCTCCACCGGACAGTCCCTCCTGGACTACGTGCCCGAGGGCGCGACCCATCACGGTTTCGCCGGAACCTATGCCACGCAGGAGAACTTCCGCATCATGCGGGCCGCGCTGGACGAGGTGAGCAAGGAGGTCGGCCGCTACGTGCGGCTGACCAACTACGCCTCCGGCCTGTGCATGCCCGAGATCGCGGTGCTGGGCGGGCTGGAACGTCTGGACATGATGCTCAACGACTGCATGTACGGCATCCTGTTCCGGGACATCAACCCGATCAGAACCTTTGTGGACCAACGGTTCTCCCGCCAGGTGCACGCGCGGGCCGGGATCATCATCAACACCGGCGAGGACAACTACCTGACCACCGCCGACGCGGTGGAGGCCGCGCACACGGTCACGGTGTCCCAGCTGCTCAACGAGCACTTCGCGCACGAGGCCGGCCTGCCCGACGAGCTGCTCGGCCTGGGCCACGCCTTCGAGATCAACCCGGAGCTGCCGGACTCCTTCCGGATGGAGCTCGCGCACGCGCTGCTGGCCCGCGAGCTGTTCCCGGACGCGCCGCTGAAGTGGATGCCGCCGACCAAGCACATGACCGGTGACGTCTTCCGCGGCCACCTGCTGGACGGCTTCTTCAACCTGGCCGGGGTGCTGACCGGGCAGAGCATCCTGTTGGTGGGCATGATGACCGAGGCCGTGGTCACCCCGTGGCTGTCCGACCGGGACCTGGCGCTGGCCAACGTGCGCTACGTGCTGGGCGCGGCAGGGAAGCTGGCCGAGGACTTCCGGCCCGCGCCGGACGGCTTCATCGTCAAGCGCGCGCACCAGGTGCTCGGCGAGGCGGTGGACCTGTTGGCGCGCATCGTGGACGACGGCCTGCTCACCGCGATCGCCCAGGGCACCTTCGGGTTGATGAAACGGCCGCCGGACGGGGGCAAGGGCGCGGATGGCGTGATCGAGAAGGCGGAGGGTTACGTCAACCCGGCGAGCGACCTGCTGGACGAAGACCTGCTCGCAGGGTCGAGCGTGGGCACCGAGGGGAGTGACCGATGA
- a CDS encoding amidohydrolase — MNLPNPATTTTLLLNGRVHSPAAPDATAMAVADGTVVWVGQDSVGRALHPDAQVVDLDGAFVAPAFVDAHVHATSAGLQYSGLDLTGCRTLGQCLDLVRDYAAAHPGVVIWGHGWEEVNWAEGRPPTRAELDQAAGGAPVYLSRIDVHSALVSTALLNLAPAAREADGWSEQGPLARAAHHHVRRAAKESLSTEQRREAQLLFLRHAARLGVASVHECAGPDISSPEDLADLLALSATGTVPEVFGYWGEAGGLATAKQLGATGVAGDLFVDGALGSRTAALCEPYTDDPSTSGALYLDADAIADHLVACTRAGVQGGFHVIGDRAVAQVVAGFAKAETVVGAPALAARHHRLEHLEMVTAEQAARLAGWGVIASMQPLFDHAWGGTERAYAQRLGLPRGERLNPFATVAAAGMVLAFGSDVPVTPVDPWASVRAAVYHRTEGLGISPRAAFTAHTRGGWRAAGVLDGLSGTLQPGAPATYAVWEADELVVAAPDEKVQRWSTDPRSRVPALPRLDEGARLPRCLRTVLRGRTIYDMEEDRG, encoded by the coding sequence ATGAACCTCCCGAACCCCGCCACCACCACGACGCTGCTGTTGAACGGCCGCGTGCACTCACCGGCCGCGCCGGATGCCACCGCCATGGCCGTCGCCGACGGCACCGTGGTCTGGGTCGGGCAGGACTCGGTCGGCCGCGCCCTGCACCCGGACGCCCAGGTCGTCGACCTGGACGGGGCCTTCGTCGCGCCCGCCTTCGTGGACGCGCACGTGCACGCCACCTCCGCCGGGCTCCAGTACAGCGGCCTGGACCTCACCGGCTGCCGCACCCTCGGCCAGTGCCTCGACCTGGTCCGCGACTACGCCGCCGCGCACCCGGGCGTGGTCATCTGGGGCCACGGCTGGGAGGAGGTCAACTGGGCCGAGGGCCGCCCGCCGACCCGCGCCGAGCTGGACCAGGCCGCCGGTGGCGCGCCGGTCTACCTCTCCCGGATCGACGTGCACTCCGCGCTGGTCTCCACCGCGCTGCTCAACCTGGCCCCGGCCGCCCGCGAGGCCGACGGCTGGTCCGAGCAGGGTCCGCTGGCCCGCGCGGCGCACCACCACGTGCGCCGGGCGGCCAAGGAGTCGCTGAGCACCGAACAGCGGCGCGAGGCCCAGCTGCTGTTCCTGCGGCACGCGGCCAGGCTCGGCGTGGCCTCGGTGCACGAGTGCGCCGGGCCGGACATCTCCAGCCCCGAGGACCTCGCCGACCTGCTCGCACTCTCCGCCACCGGCACCGTGCCGGAGGTCTTCGGCTACTGGGGCGAGGCCGGCGGCCTGGCCACCGCCAAGCAGCTCGGCGCGACCGGGGTGGCCGGGGACCTGTTCGTCGACGGCGCGCTCGGCTCCCGCACCGCCGCGCTGTGCGAGCCCTACACCGACGACCCCAGCACCTCCGGGGCGCTCTACCTGGACGCCGACGCCATCGCCGACCACCTGGTCGCCTGCACCAGGGCGGGTGTACAGGGCGGTTTCCACGTCATCGGCGACCGCGCGGTGGCCCAGGTCGTGGCCGGCTTCGCCAAGGCGGAGACCGTGGTCGGCGCGCCCGCGCTGGCCGCCCGGCACCACCGGCTGGAACACCTGGAGATGGTCACCGCGGAGCAGGCCGCGCGGCTGGCCGGGTGGGGCGTGATCGCCTCCATGCAGCCGCTGTTCGACCACGCCTGGGGCGGCACCGAGCGTGCCTACGCCCAGCGCCTGGGCCTGCCGCGTGGCGAGCGGCTCAACCCGTTCGCCACGGTGGCCGCGGCCGGCATGGTGCTGGCCTTCGGCTCCGACGTGCCGGTCACCCCGGTGGACCCGTGGGCGAGCGTGCGGGCCGCCGTGTACCACCGCACCGAGGGCCTGGGCATCTCGCCGAGGGCCGCCTTCACCGCGCACACCCGCGGCGGCTGGCGGGCCGCCGGGGTGCTGGACGGGCTCAGCGGCACCCTGCAGCCCGGCGCGCCCGCCACCTACGCGGTGTGGGAGGCCGACGAGCTGGTGGTGGCCGCGCCGGATGAGAAGGTGCAGCGCTGGTCCACCGACCCGCGGTCCAGGGTGCCCGCGCTGCCCCGCCTCGACGAGGGCGCGCGTCTGCCGCGCTGCCTGCGCACCGTGTTGCGCGGGCGCACCATCTACGACATGGAGGAGGATCGCGGGTGA
- a CDS encoding L-erythro-3,5-diaminohexanoate dehydrogenase has translation MIEPAGVLPQQAWRLDASAMPGADEVVIDVERLNLDAASYRQLRETHPTAAELRAAVLAIVAERGKMQNPVTGSGGMLMGTVREVGPESTLGLRAGDRVATLVSLSLTPLTITDGLADWDGAGEQVPCRGTAILFGRSIAAVLPPDLPENLALSVLDVCGAPALTDRIVRRKNLERGRPATACVLGGGGKSGSLSLVAARRAGAGRLVALVPTEAEAEAVRVAGIADEVVIADARNPVAVGAAVGEQVDVTVVCVDVPGCEHGAVLATADGGTVIFFSMATSFSAAALGAEGLAADVEMLVGNGYVPGHAEFALDLLRAEPGVRAMFEARERQTSPV, from the coding sequence GTGATCGAACCCGCCGGGGTGCTGCCGCAGCAGGCGTGGCGGCTGGACGCCTCGGCCATGCCGGGAGCGGACGAGGTGGTCATCGACGTCGAGCGGCTGAACCTGGACGCCGCCTCCTACCGCCAGCTGCGCGAGACCCACCCCACCGCGGCCGAGCTGCGCGCCGCGGTGCTGGCCATCGTGGCCGAGCGCGGCAAGATGCAGAACCCGGTCACCGGCTCCGGCGGCATGCTGATGGGCACCGTCCGCGAGGTCGGCCCGGAGTCCACGCTGGGCCTGCGGGCAGGCGACCGGGTGGCCACGCTGGTCTCGCTGAGCCTGACCCCGCTGACCATCACCGACGGCCTCGCCGACTGGGACGGCGCGGGGGAGCAGGTGCCCTGCCGGGGCACCGCGATCCTGTTCGGCCGCTCGATCGCCGCCGTGCTGCCGCCGGACCTGCCGGAGAACCTGGCCCTGTCCGTGCTGGACGTCTGCGGCGCGCCCGCGCTGACCGACCGGATCGTGCGGCGCAAGAACCTCGAACGCGGCCGCCCGGCCACCGCGTGCGTGCTCGGCGGGGGCGGCAAGTCCGGCTCGCTGTCCCTGGTCGCCGCCCGCCGCGCCGGAGCGGGCCGACTGGTCGCGCTGGTGCCGACCGAGGCCGAGGCCGAGGCGGTGCGCGTGGCCGGGATCGCCGACGAGGTGGTCATCGCCGATGCCCGCAACCCGGTCGCGGTGGGTGCGGCGGTCGGCGAGCAGGTCGACGTGACCGTGGTCTGCGTGGACGTGCCCGGCTGCGAGCACGGCGCGGTCCTGGCCACCGCGGACGGCGGCACGGTGATCTTCTTCTCCATGGCCACCTCCTTCAGCGCGGCCGCGCTGGGCGCGGAGGGCCTGGCCGCGGACGTGGAGATGCTGGTCGGCAACGGGTACGTGCCGGGGCACGCGGAGTTCGCACTGGACCTGCTGCGCGCCGAGCCGGGGGTCCGGGCGATGTTCGAGGCCCGCGAACGGCAGACTTCGCCGGTGTGA
- a CDS encoding lysine 2,3-aminomutase, which yields MTAVHDLASVSEALEHAARQPYTYVRKELVEPDWRRFPGWREVTEAQWRDAQWQRVNCVKNAKQLRKVMGELLTESFYEDLDADQQRMATMSMLIPPQMVNTMVPEGAAAGEEFTKAFLADPVRNYMMPVASDRLLEWTSHPHSSRDSLHEAEMWVVEGLTHRYPTKVLAEMLSTCPQYCGHCTRMDLVGNSTPLVDKHKLSLKPVDRQDQMIDYLKRTPGVRDVVVSGGDVANVPWPQLESFLMRLLEIATVRDIRLATKALAGLPQHWLQPKVVEGLERVARTARRRGVNLAIHTHVNHAQSVTPLVAEAARTAMEVGIRDVRNQGVLMRGVNATPDALLDLCFALQGEANILPYYFYMCDMIPNAEHWRVAVWEAQELQHAIMGYLPGYATPRIVCDVPYVGKRWVHQVSEYDRERGISYWTKNYRTGIELQDPEALDRRYPYYDPIHTLPETGRQWWSEHQND from the coding sequence ATGACTGCGGTTCACGACCTGGCGTCCGTCTCCGAGGCGCTGGAACACGCTGCTCGGCAGCCGTACACCTATGTCCGGAAGGAGCTGGTCGAGCCCGACTGGCGGCGCTTCCCAGGATGGCGCGAGGTGACCGAGGCGCAGTGGCGGGACGCGCAGTGGCAGCGGGTGAACTGCGTGAAGAACGCCAAGCAGCTGCGCAAGGTGATGGGCGAGCTGCTCACCGAGTCCTTCTACGAGGACCTGGACGCCGACCAGCAGCGGATGGCGACCATGTCGATGCTCATCCCGCCGCAGATGGTGAACACCATGGTCCCCGAGGGCGCGGCCGCGGGCGAGGAGTTCACCAAGGCGTTCCTGGCCGACCCGGTGCGCAACTACATGATGCCGGTGGCCAGCGACCGCCTGCTGGAGTGGACCAGCCACCCGCACTCGTCCCGGGACTCCCTGCACGAGGCGGAGATGTGGGTCGTGGAGGGGCTGACCCACCGCTACCCCACCAAGGTGCTCGCGGAGATGCTGTCCACCTGTCCGCAGTACTGTGGCCACTGCACCCGGATGGACCTGGTCGGCAACTCAACCCCGTTGGTGGACAAGCACAAACTGTCCCTCAAACCGGTCGACCGCCAGGACCAGATGATCGACTACCTCAAGCGCACCCCCGGTGTGCGCGACGTGGTGGTCAGCGGCGGCGACGTGGCCAACGTGCCGTGGCCGCAGCTGGAGTCGTTCCTGATGCGCCTGCTGGAGATCGCCACCGTGCGCGACATCCGCCTGGCCACCAAGGCCCTGGCCGGTCTCCCCCAGCACTGGCTCCAGCCCAAGGTCGTCGAGGGCCTGGAACGCGTGGCCCGCACCGCCCGCCGCCGCGGCGTCAACCTGGCCATCCACACCCACGTCAACCACGCCCAGTCCGTCACCCCCCTGGTCGCCGAAGCCGCCCGCACCGCCATGGAGGTCGGCATCCGCGACGTCCGCAACCAGGGCGTCCTCATGCGCGGCGTGAACGCGACCCCGGACGCGTTGCTGGACCTGTGTTTCGCGTTGCAGGGCGAGGCGAACATCCTGCCGTACTACTTCTACATGTGCGACATGATCCCCAACGCCGAGCACTGGCGGGTGGCGGTGTGGGAGGCGCAGGAGCTCCAGCACGCGATCATGGGGTATCTGCCGGGATATGCCACGCCGCGGATCGTGTGCGACGTGCCGTATGTCGGGAAGCGGTGGGTGCACCAGGTTTCGGAGTACGACCGGGAGCGCGGAATCTCTTACTGGACAAAGAACTACCGCACCGGGATCGAGCTTCAGGACCCCGAGGCGCTGGACCGTCGCTACCCGTACTACGACCCGATCCACACCCTGCCGGAGACGGGCCGGCAGTGGTGGAGCGAGCACCAGAACGACTGA